A stretch of Oculatellaceae cyanobacterium DNA encodes these proteins:
- a CDS encoding DUF72 domain-containing protein — MNFLIGCAVWAYKGWLGDFYPSGSRAADFLRLYSQRFTAVEGNTTFYAIPDRNTVKRWAAETPADFKFCLKLPRSLTHNGLLQPSLTGALKFLEQMQELGDKLGVVFAQLPPHYDPKLFPDLIAFLEGWHDQAVPLALEVRHPGWFQEPHATELNTVLTQLGVGKVLLDTRPVYTASDDPQINSERRKPQLPLQPVITAPFSLIRFISHPEADINQVFLAEWVNRVNQWLQQGTRIYFFVHCPVEERSPQTARNFQQLLEQRGAPVPPLPWNCIKEPPQQLSLF; from the coding sequence ATGAATTTTCTTATTGGTTGTGCAGTATGGGCTTATAAAGGTTGGCTTGGTGATTTTTATCCGTCAGGTAGTCGCGCAGCAGATTTTTTGCGTCTTTATAGCCAACGTTTTACTGCTGTTGAAGGTAATACAACTTTTTATGCTATACCCGATCGCAATACTGTCAAGCGTTGGGCAGCAGAGACACCAGCAGATTTTAAATTTTGTTTGAAGTTACCGCGATCGCTAACTCATAATGGTTTGTTGCAACCTTCCCTTACAGGTGCATTAAAGTTTCTGGAACAAATGCAGGAATTAGGGGATAAACTTGGCGTTGTTTTTGCTCAACTGCCACCGCATTACGATCCAAAATTATTCCCCGATTTAATTGCGTTTCTAGAAGGATGGCATGATCAAGCAGTACCTTTAGCTTTGGAAGTAAGACACCCTGGTTGGTTTCAAGAACCTCATGCTACGGAATTAAATACTGTTTTGACACAATTAGGTGTAGGAAAAGTTTTATTAGATACTCGTCCAGTTTATACAGCTTCAGATGATCCACAAATTAACTCAGAAAGACGCAAACCTCAGCTACCATTACAACCAGTTATTACAGCACCTTTTAGTTTAATTCGCTTTATCAGTCATCCCGAAGCAGATATTAATCAAGTATTTTTAGCAGAATGGGTTAATAGAGTAAATCAATGGTTGCAGCAGGGTACACGGATTTATTTCTTTGTTCATTGTCCCGTAGAAGAGCGATCGCCACAAACAGCGCGTAACTTTCAACAGTTACTTGAACAACGTGGCGCACCTGTACCGCCCTTGCCTTGGAACTGTATTAAAGAACCACCTCAGCAGCTAAGTTTATTTTGA
- a CDS encoding LysR family transcriptional regulator: MTIIHEINLAGIDLNLLVVFNALMNERHVTRAGERLGLSQPATSNALARLRNLIKDDLFIRTATGLQPTPKAIALAQQIQPALQQIKTALSGEEVFDASTSDRIFAIGMTDYTEFTLLPSLMEKLQTVAPNVKIQIRSGDRQKLLSLLDSGEIQIACGLFPEKIAWHAEELIFQENFVCVCRSNHPNIKKQINLEQYLAAEHLLVSIKEDMVGRIDELLAAKNLQRRIVISVPHFLVVPFIVARTNLVASLAERVAATFANIQDLQVLTLPLSTEGFSIFIRWHRSTENHPAYHWLRTTIIDISKNI, translated from the coding sequence ATGACTATTATTCACGAAATCAATTTAGCTGGTATTGACCTAAACCTGTTGGTTGTCTTCAATGCTTTGATGAATGAACGCCATGTTACCCGTGCGGGAGAAAGATTAGGGTTAAGTCAACCAGCAACGAGTAATGCCTTAGCACGTTTACGAAATTTAATTAAAGATGATTTATTTATTAGGACTGCAACAGGGTTGCAACCAACACCAAAAGCTATTGCCTTGGCGCAACAAATTCAACCAGCTTTACAACAAATTAAAACTGCTTTATCGGGAGAAGAAGTATTTGATGCAAGTACAAGCGATCGCATTTTTGCTATTGGTATGACGGACTACACAGAATTTACTTTATTGCCGTCATTAATGGAAAAGCTGCAAACTGTCGCACCGAATGTTAAGATTCAAATTCGCTCAGGCGATCGCCAAAAACTTCTCTCCCTTTTAGATAGTGGCGAAATTCAAATTGCTTGCGGCTTATTTCCTGAAAAAATAGCTTGGCACGCAGAAGAGTTGATTTTTCAAGAAAATTTTGTTTGTGTTTGTCGTAGTAACCATCCCAATATTAAAAAACAGATTAATTTAGAACAATATTTAGCTGCGGAGCATTTGCTAGTATCTATTAAAGAAGATATGGTTGGTCGTATAGACGAACTTTTAGCAGCTAAAAACTTACAGCGACGCATTGTGATTTCTGTTCCCCACTTTTTAGTTGTACCATTTATTGTTGCCCGTACTAACTTAGTTGCTAGCCTAGCAGAAAGAGTAGCAGCAACATTTGCCAATATTCAGGATTTACAAGTACTTACCTTACCTCTATCAACCGAAGGATTTTCTATATTTATACGTTGGCATCGTAGCACTGAAAATCATCCTGCGTATCATTGGTTGCGAACAACTATTATTGACATTAGTAAAAATATTTAA
- a CDS encoding type 1 glutamine amidotransferase domain-containing protein produces MGKHILMIVANPAISSTLGWSVGFWAAELIHPYDAFIKSGCQVTIASPKGGKVEFDGLSDPRDASGYSKDDSLSLEYINQPEFMQLLENTPSIADLNHNDFDAIVVCGGQSPMFTFRGDQSLADLFVEFYESAKPSAALCHGTCLLLETKLSDDTYLIQGKTMTGFTNSEEDYADQVIGQKVMPFRIEDEAKKLGANFLTKEPFAAYAVQDGNLITGQQQNSGHETAKLVLQALG; encoded by the coding sequence ATGGGTAAACATATTCTGATGATCGTTGCTAATCCAGCAATTTCTAGTACATTAGGATGGTCAGTAGGATTTTGGGCAGCAGAATTAATTCATCCTTACGATGCCTTTATCAAATCAGGTTGCCAAGTTACTATCGCTAGTCCTAAAGGTGGCAAAGTAGAATTTGATGGTTTAAGCGATCCGCGCGATGCTTCTGGTTATTCCAAAGATGACAGCTTATCGCTGGAATACATTAATCAGCCAGAATTCATGCAACTATTGGAAAATACCCCATCTATTGCTGACCTTAACCATAATGATTTTGATGCGATCGTTGTTTGTGGTGGTCAGTCTCCGATGTTTACTTTCCGTGGCGATCAATCACTTGCAGATTTATTCGTAGAATTTTATGAGTCAGCTAAACCTAGTGCTGCCCTTTGTCACGGCACTTGTTTACTGCTAGAAACGAAATTATCTGACGATACCTATCTGATTCAAGGTAAAACTATGACTGGTTTTACCAATAGCGAAGAAGACTATGCAGATCAAGTTATCGGTCAAAAAGTAATGCCTTTCCGTATTGAAGACGAAGCTAAAAAATTAGGTGCAAACTTTTTAACAAAAGAACCCTTCGCTGCTTATGCTGTGCAAGACGGTAATCTAATTACAGGTCAACAACAAAACTCTGGTCACGAAACTGCGAAATTAGTATTACAAGCATTGGGATAA
- a CDS encoding NADPH-dependent F420 reductase: MNITFIGVGNVGGAIADNLQKLGYKVTIAARDPQSKSVQAAVSRNSALIVQSPKDAVSSADVVFLATPFSAIESALAEVKGALDNKIVVDCTNPVGANLSHGLESKISGGEKVQQIIPNAHVVKAFTIYGYENFEDSNYPGYGDLKPAMLVAGNNQSAKETVAELCRQIGWEPVDIGDISLSLHLEHMTLLWIKMARVQGRGAGFVWAMLNR; this comes from the coding sequence ATGAATATTACATTTATTGGTGTGGGTAACGTTGGTGGTGCGATCGCAGATAATTTACAAAAATTAGGATACAAAGTTACAATTGCTGCCCGCGATCCTCAGTCAAAATCTGTACAAGCAGCAGTTAGTCGGAATTCTGCATTGATTGTCCAGTCTCCAAAAGATGCAGTTAGTTCAGCAGATGTAGTTTTCCTTGCCACACCTTTTTCAGCTATTGAGTCTGCTTTAGCTGAAGTTAAAGGAGCTTTAGATAACAAAATTGTAGTCGATTGTACTAATCCTGTCGGTGCAAATTTATCTCATGGTTTAGAAAGTAAAATTTCCGGCGGTGAAAAAGTACAGCAAATTATACCGAATGCTCATGTCGTCAAAGCATTTACTATTTATGGATACGAAAATTTTGAAGATAGTAATTATCCTGGTTACGGCGATCTTAAACCAGCGATGTTAGTTGCTGGAAATAATCAATCAGCAAAAGAAACTGTAGCAGAACTTTGTCGCCAGATTGGTTGGGAACCTGTGGATATAGGAGACATATCTTTGAGTTTGCATCTCGAACATATGACACTGTTATGGATAAAAATGGCACGTGTTCAAGGGCGTGGTGCAGGATTTGTTTGGGCAATGTTGAATAGGTAG
- a CDS encoding type II toxin-antitoxin system PemK/MazF family toxin, with translation MNLKPGEVWLVDLGLAAKMRPVVIVSRYDPTPPRALVIYVPVTTQNRGSAYEVALPKVPFLHQDSVANVQGLGSIPAVRLERKLGELPDKVMFKIKQALVFALDLEAEEQQDDSVNKEDDS, from the coding sequence ATGAACCTTAAACCAGGTGAAGTTTGGCTAGTAGATTTAGGGCTTGCAGCCAAAATGCGTCCTGTTGTGATTGTGTCTCGTTATGATCCAACTCCCCCACGTGCATTGGTGATATATGTACCAGTCACTACACAAAATCGCGGTAGCGCGTACGAGGTGGCGCTACCTAAAGTGCCATTTTTGCATCAAGACTCTGTAGCCAATGTACAAGGTTTAGGCTCAATTCCTGCGGTGAGGCTTGAACGTAAACTGGGTGAATTGCCTGATAAAGTGATGTTCAAAATCAAACAAGCTTTGGTGTTTGCATTAGATTTGGAAGCAGAAGAACAACAAGATGATAGCGTGAATAAAGAAGATGATTCGTAG
- a CDS encoding 2OG-Fe(II) oxygenase, with protein MKYYYQHPNAFPISYLNDLRGEILACSYLAINNLNRDFVGTKGFSVVFQRSQIAEVEKRFPFFKSYIDKALQPNCNAFYLNPLVLQEGSRVDPHIDRSLRSYCKTIEPPLVVSVLYVQVPSNLQGGELVLRSPKQQVGQIKPQVNTLVYFQGDLTHSVNAVKTSGTRLSLVCEQYSLSETELQEIPAFTIESRAAKAKRK; from the coding sequence TTGAAATACTATTACCAACATCCCAACGCCTTCCCCATCAGTTACCTCAACGACTTGCGAGGAGAGATTCTGGCGTGTTCTTATTTAGCAATCAATAACCTAAATCGTGACTTCGTTGGCACTAAAGGTTTTTCAGTAGTGTTTCAACGTTCACAAATTGCGGAAGTAGAAAAGCGGTTTCCCTTTTTCAAATCCTATATAGACAAAGCATTACAGCCTAACTGTAATGCTTTCTACCTCAATCCTCTTGTACTCCAAGAGGGTTCGCGCGTTGATCCACATATTGATCGCTCATTACGGTCTTATTGTAAAACTATTGAGCCTCCCCTAGTTGTGAGTGTGCTGTATGTGCAAGTTCCGTCAAACCTGCAAGGGGGAGAATTAGTATTACGCTCTCCTAAACAGCAAGTTGGGCAGATTAAGCCACAAGTTAATACACTGGTGTATTTTCAGGGCGATTTAACCCATTCTGTTAATGCTGTTAAAACTTCTGGTACTCGTTTAAGTTTGGTTTGTGAACAATACAGTCTCAGTGAAACTGAGTTGCAAGAAATTCCAGCATTCACTATTGAGTCAAGGGCAGCGAAGGCAAAACGGAAGTAA
- a CDS encoding DUF4126 domain-containing protein, whose translation MDQLFNIHTLIEILLGISLSAASGFRVFVPLLALSTAAVFGHIDLPTNFDWIENSQALAVFAVASVLEIGGYYIPLFDHLLDVAATPASILVGTIVTASLASDMNPVAQWTLALVAGGGTAGITKGFMNLFRATSTATSGGLGNPVVATIELVAAIALSLLALTLPVVAGIAVIGLLAIAISKLWQFFSRFRTNTPNTLSQ comes from the coding sequence GTGGATCAGTTATTTAATATACATACTTTAATTGAAATCTTGCTGGGGATTAGTTTAAGTGCAGCATCAGGGTTTCGAGTTTTTGTGCCATTGCTGGCGCTGAGTACTGCTGCTGTATTTGGTCATATAGATTTGCCAACTAATTTTGATTGGATTGAAAACTCCCAAGCATTAGCTGTATTTGCTGTAGCCTCTGTATTAGAAATAGGAGGTTATTACATTCCTTTATTTGATCATCTTTTGGATGTGGCTGCAACACCTGCCTCTATCCTTGTAGGCACTATTGTCACAGCTTCGTTAGCCTCGGATATGAATCCTGTGGCGCAGTGGACATTGGCATTGGTAGCAGGCGGAGGTACTGCTGGTATTACTAAAGGGTTTATGAATCTATTCAGGGCAACTTCTACAGCAACTTCTGGTGGTTTAGGTAATCCTGTAGTAGCAACAATTGAGTTAGTCGCTGCGATCGCACTATCTCTACTAGCATTAACTTTACCTGTAGTTGCTGGCATTGCGGTTATTGGTCTGTTGGCGATCGCTATTTCTAAACTCTGGCAATTCTTCTCTCGCTTCCGTACCAATACACCAAACACTTTATCTCAATAG
- a CDS encoding neutral zinc metallopeptidase: protein MRWELGRRSSNVEDRRGSGGISAPVVGGGIGTLVLALIVTLLGGDPSVILQQGQVPSDRTSEQAPQTRPDGASDRMADFVSVVLADTEDTWTNLFRQMGQTYIEPKLVIFSRAVQSACGSASSAVGPFYCPRDQKVYIDLNFYQDLKYKYNAPGDFAQAYVVAHEVGHHVQNLMGISKKVQTLQRQVSRTEANQLSVRLELQADCFAGIWANNANKTRQILEPGDVEEALNAASSIGDDRLQSQSSGQVVPDSFTHGSSAQRVRWFKQGIQTGDPAQCNTFAAANP, encoded by the coding sequence ATGCGCTGGGAATTAGGTCGTAGAAGCAGTAATGTTGAGGATAGGCGCGGATCTGGTGGAATTTCGGCTCCTGTCGTGGGGGGTGGAATAGGGACACTTGTTCTGGCGCTGATTGTTACTTTACTGGGAGGCGACCCCAGCGTAATATTACAGCAGGGACAAGTTCCGAGCGATCGCACTTCTGAGCAAGCGCCTCAAACACGACCAGATGGTGCAAGCGATCGCATGGCTGATTTCGTTTCAGTCGTCCTGGCAGATACTGAAGATACCTGGACTAACTTATTTCGGCAAATGGGACAGACCTATATCGAACCCAAATTAGTGATTTTTTCACGTGCAGTACAGTCTGCTTGCGGTTCTGCAAGTTCAGCAGTTGGGCCATTTTATTGCCCCCGCGATCAAAAGGTTTACATTGACTTAAATTTCTATCAGGATTTGAAATATAAATACAACGCACCTGGAGACTTTGCCCAAGCGTATGTAGTTGCTCACGAAGTTGGGCATCATGTGCAAAATTTAATGGGAATTTCTAAAAAAGTTCAGACACTCCAACGTCAAGTTAGTCGCACAGAAGCAAATCAACTTTCAGTTCGCTTAGAGTTACAAGCAGATTGTTTTGCTGGGATTTGGGCAAATAATGCTAATAAAACACGACAAATTCTTGAACCAGGAGATGTGGAAGAAGCACTTAATGCTGCTAGTAGTATTGGGGACGATCGCTTGCAAAGTCAGTCAAGTGGGCAGGTTGTTCCTGATTCTTTTACACATGGTAGTTCAGCACAGCGAGTCCGTTGGTTTAAGCAAGGCATTCAAACCGGAGATCCTGCACAATGCAATACTTTTGCCGCAGCAAATCCCTAA
- a CDS encoding iron-containing alcohol dehydrogenase, whose protein sequence is MVIAAFFFAKVPPIHFGTGKLQQLPKLIREFNGKTVLLVTGGKSLECSGQLDAIASKLSESSITHHRVICAGEPTTSEIDRICAEYRQYAIDVVVGIGGGSAIDAGKAIAAMLPHNNSIFDHLEGVGRNIPHSGVKVPYIAIPTTSGTGGEVTKNAVISEVGENGYKKSLRHDNFIPDAVIVDGKLLTSCPRHITAACGMDAFTQLLEPYLSPTASPLSDAIALSGLEAIANNLLLACGEGAEDIPVREGMAYASLCSGIALANAGLGVVHGLASPIGGFFPIPHGVICGTLMAAAVRANWQALQLRQPDNPAVAKMAHLGQLLCKESGKSDVYYCDALLAILDEWTEQLNLPKLGDYGIQSDDLNKILDHTHNRNNPIELSRDEIRAFVEKRI, encoded by the coding sequence ATGGTTATCGCTGCTTTTTTCTTCGCTAAGGTTCCGCCGATTCACTTTGGAACTGGGAAGTTACAACAGTTACCAAAGCTGATTCGTGAGTTTAACGGTAAAACAGTTTTATTGGTGACGGGTGGAAAATCTCTAGAATGTTCTGGTCAACTTGATGCGATCGCATCAAAGTTATCAGAATCTAGTATTACTCACCACCGAGTTATCTGTGCAGGAGAACCGACGACATCAGAAATTGATCGCATTTGTGCTGAATATCGTCAATATGCAATCGATGTAGTTGTGGGTATTGGTGGCGGTAGTGCGATCGATGCAGGTAAAGCGATCGCGGCAATGCTACCTCACAATAATTCCATTTTTGATCATTTAGAAGGTGTAGGACGCAATATTCCCCATAGTGGGGTGAAAGTTCCTTATATTGCCATCCCGACAACTTCTGGTACTGGGGGAGAAGTTACCAAAAATGCCGTGATTAGCGAAGTAGGGGAAAACGGTTATAAAAAATCTTTGCGCCACGATAATTTTATTCCTGATGCTGTGATTGTTGATGGCAAGTTGTTAACTTCTTGTCCGCGTCACATTACCGCCGCTTGCGGAATGGATGCTTTTACGCAACTGCTGGAACCCTACTTATCACCGACTGCTTCGCCGCTAAGTGATGCGATCGCCCTAAGTGGATTAGAAGCGATCGCAAATAATCTTTTGTTAGCTTGTGGTGAAGGTGCAGAAGATATACCCGTGCGCGAAGGTATGGCTTACGCCTCCCTTTGTTCTGGAATTGCTTTAGCAAATGCCGGATTAGGAGTTGTGCATGGTTTAGCATCTCCCATCGGCGGATTTTTCCCAATTCCACATGGAGTGATCTGCGGTACGTTAATGGCGGCAGCAGTTCGCGCTAATTGGCAAGCGTTGCAACTTCGTCAACCTGATAATCCAGCCGTTGCAAAGATGGCGCATTTAGGACAACTTTTATGTAAAGAATCCGGTAAATCGGATGTGTATTACTGCGACGCACTTCTAGCAATTTTAGACGAGTGGACAGAACAATTAAACTTGCCAAAATTGGGAGATTACGGCATTCAATCTGATGATTTGAATAAAATTCTTGACCATACTCACAACCGTAATAATCCAATTGAACTGAGTCGTGATGAAATTCGTGCTTTCGTGGAAAAGAGGATTTAA
- a CDS encoding antibiotic biosynthesis monooxygenase, translating to MVVTCVHVWVKQEHIEDFIKATKINHENSIKEPDNMRFDILQDQEDPSKFILYEAYQSNEGAAAHKQTEHYLTWRDTVAPWMAEPRKGIPYSVIAP from the coding sequence ATGGTTGTTACCTGCGTTCACGTTTGGGTTAAACAGGAACACATAGAAGACTTTATTAAAGCAACTAAAATCAACCATGAAAATTCGATTAAAGAACCGGATAATATGCGTTTTGATATTTTGCAAGATCAAGAAGATCCCAGCAAGTTTATTTTGTACGAAGCATATCAATCTAATGAGGGAGCCGCAGCACACAAGCAAACTGAGCATTACTTAACTTGGCGGGATACAGTAGCACCTTGGATGGCTGAACCTCGTAAAGGTATTCCCTACAGTGTCATTGCTCCTTAA
- a CDS encoding vWA domain-containing protein has protein sequence MLKLTRILFATTLALSILCFPTKAYAKAKIQIAILIDSSNSMDGLIDQTRTQIWQIVNYLTKVTKNGEVPQLEVALYHYGNDTLPSSEGFVRLLTNFTPELDQVSEKLFSIKTKGGQEYAGWVIRSAVQELNWSKDKEDFRVVFIAGNEPFDQGPVLWSEAVKMAVNKDTLINTIYCDSAESEERQLWVSGANLGKGSNFNINQDKKIEFVKSPYDEQIATLNTKLNETYIPYGAEGEVGQQRQAVEDSNSGVNVVTRGGSKASPYYNNASWDLIDALAQGGVTLDNLSNEALPKVMQGMTLAQKQEYIAAKKKEREAIKETIRDLSQKRSQYVEKQRELNATRGENTLDYVIIQSLRQQLAAKGFKLQ, from the coding sequence ATGCTGAAACTTACTCGCATTTTATTCGCTACCACTCTAGCCTTAAGCATATTATGTTTTCCCACGAAAGCTTATGCTAAAGCTAAGATTCAAATTGCCATTTTGATAGACTCTAGTAATAGCATGGATGGACTAATTGATCAAACTCGTACTCAAATTTGGCAAATTGTTAATTATTTAACTAAAGTAACTAAAAATGGCGAAGTACCACAATTAGAAGTTGCTTTATACCATTATGGAAATGATACTTTACCTTCTTCTGAAGGTTTTGTGAGACTCCTTACTAATTTTACTCCTGAATTAGATCAGGTTTCCGAAAAATTATTTAGTATTAAAACCAAAGGCGGTCAAGAGTATGCTGGTTGGGTAATTCGCTCTGCTGTACAAGAATTAAATTGGAGTAAGGATAAGGAAGATTTTCGCGTTGTTTTTATTGCAGGGAATGAACCCTTCGATCAAGGCCCTGTACTGTGGAGTGAAGCTGTTAAAATGGCTGTTAATAAAGATACCTTAATTAATACGATCTATTGCGATTCAGCAGAAAGTGAAGAGCGACAACTTTGGGTTTCAGGAGCTAATTTAGGGAAGGGTAGCAACTTTAATATTAACCAAGACAAAAAAATTGAATTTGTTAAGTCGCCTTACGACGAGCAAATTGCTACTTTGAATACTAAACTCAATGAAACCTACATTCCTTATGGTGCAGAAGGAGAGGTTGGACAACAACGCCAGGCTGTTGAAGATAGTAATTCCGGCGTAAATGTGGTTACGCGCGGTGGTTCTAAAGCTTCTCCATATTATAACAATGCTTCCTGGGACTTAATTGATGCTCTCGCTCAGGGAGGAGTTACCCTTGATAATTTATCAAATGAGGCTTTGCCGAAAGTTATGCAGGGTATGACTTTAGCTCAAAAGCAAGAATATATAGCTGCCAAAAAAAAGGAAAGAGAGGCTATTAAAGAAACAATCCGTGATTTATCTCAAAAGCGTAGTCAATATGTTGAAAAACAACGCGAACTTAATGCTACTCGTGGTGAGAATACTCTTGATTACGTAATCATTCAAAGTCTGCGCCAGCAATTAGCAGCTAAGGGATTTAAGCTACAGTAG
- a CDS encoding Mo-dependent nitrogenase C-terminal domain-containing protein, with amino-acid sequence MISLTNSSYSTDLLHPVRQWLENIEINDPKIAQLLCRLIPAQCPFERDIKIFGYNVFHIPPLCKLNPLYEQLVSLRFQSLCYLVDKCGEDITVYC; translated from the coding sequence ATGATTAGTTTAACGAACAGCAGTTATAGTACTGACCTACTGCATCCTGTACGTCAGTGGTTGGAAAACATAGAAATTAATGACCCGAAAATAGCTCAGTTGCTTTGCAGACTTATTCCGGCGCAATGTCCTTTTGAACGAGATATCAAAATATTTGGTTACAACGTTTTTCACATTCCACCACTATGCAAGCTAAACCCGTTATACGAACAACTGGTTAGTCTTCGCTTCCAGTCTTTGTGTTATCTGGTGGATAAATGCGGTGAAGATATCACAGTTTATTGCTAA
- a CDS encoding YdcF family protein produces the protein MLLKIRRSRRVHSLSKDFYHPSKWFAWLVPILAIILWMGYKEIKSYFVQPQVIFVLGGEPLREQFAAKFARQHPNLPIWVSGGTPEGYAKKVFTKAGINWKRVHLDYQAVDTVTNFTTVVEQFQAKGINSVYLITSDDHMLRARIIGEVVFGSRGINIQPVSIATGRSPESVDKSLRDGARAILWLATGYTGATIARQLKQPKN, from the coding sequence ATGTTATTAAAAATCCGTCGCAGCAGACGAGTACACAGCTTATCTAAAGACTTTTATCACCCAAGCAAATGGTTTGCTTGGCTAGTGCCGATTTTAGCAATCATACTCTGGATGGGCTATAAGGAAATTAAAAGTTATTTTGTACAACCTCAAGTAATTTTCGTTTTAGGTGGGGAACCATTGCGAGAGCAATTTGCTGCTAAATTTGCTCGTCAGCACCCCAATTTACCAATTTGGGTTTCTGGAGGTACACCAGAGGGATATGCCAAAAAAGTCTTTACTAAAGCTGGGATTAACTGGAAGCGTGTACACCTAGACTATCAAGCTGTAGATACTGTAACTAACTTCACTACTGTTGTAGAGCAATTCCAAGCTAAAGGAATTAACAGCGTTTACTTAATTACCTCTGACGATCATATGCTACGCGCTCGGATTATAGGTGAAGTTGTTTTTGGTAGTAGAGGAATTAATATTCAACCAGTATCAATCGCTACAGGGCGATCGCCTGAATCTGTTGATAAATCTTTGCGTGATGGAGCCAGAGCAATTCTGTGGTTGGCTACTGGCTATACTGGTGCTACGATTGCTCGTCAGTTAAAACAGCCTAAAAATTAA
- a CDS encoding DUF2288 domain-containing protein has protein sequence MSDLRAELSEAVDQAEWDWLKPHVQREVVVVVSKGLDLIDVGVAIANDNATSIQHWIEEQLIAKPSVAQMAAWNSDRAKRFNALIVQPYVLVQEISA, from the coding sequence ATGTCGGATTTAAGAGCAGAATTATCAGAAGCAGTTGATCAAGCTGAGTGGGATTGGCTGAAGCCGCACGTACAGCGTGAGGTAGTGGTAGTTGTTTCTAAGGGTTTAGACTTAATAGATGTTGGTGTAGCGATCGCTAATGATAATGCTACTTCGATACAACATTGGATAGAAGAACAACTAATCGCTAAACCATCAGTAGCACAAATGGCAGCGTGGAATAGCGATCGCGCAAAACGATTTAATGCTTTAATTGTGCAACCTTATGTGCTAGTTCAGGAAATTTCAGCTTAA